The proteins below come from a single Deltaproteobacteria bacterium genomic window:
- a CDS encoding 3-deoxy-7-phosphoheptulonate synthase, whose product MDLNKLVNTNVSTHYTLPSPKEIQQEFPATEQHLKTVLQGREVIQNILDGKDARLFVVMGPCSVHDPKAALEYAQKLKDLAKKVEDKLYFVMRVYFEKPRTTVGWKGMINDPFMDDSFHIEEGLKRARRLLLAITAMGLPTATEALDPVTPQYLSELISWSAIGARTTESQTHREMASGLSTPVGFKNGTDGNIEVALNAMKSALSSHNFLGIDSEGRISVFKTKGNPYSHLVLRGGKKPNYDAQSVKVCEEALKKEGLRSKIMIDCSHGNTNKDHRRQPQVFQEVIDQVVAGNQSIVAMMVESHLEEGAQAIPKDLSQLKYGQSVTDKCIDWATTEKMILEGYAKLK is encoded by the coding sequence ATGGATTTGAATAAACTAGTGAATACCAATGTCAGCACCCACTATACGCTTCCTTCTCCCAAGGAGATTCAGCAAGAGTTTCCCGCCACGGAGCAGCATCTCAAAACGGTGCTTCAAGGGAGAGAGGTCATTCAAAATATTTTGGATGGAAAAGATGCTCGCTTGTTTGTGGTGATGGGGCCTTGCTCGGTTCATGATCCCAAGGCCGCTTTGGAATATGCGCAAAAGCTGAAAGACTTGGCTAAAAAAGTGGAAGATAAACTTTACTTCGTCATGCGGGTTTATTTTGAAAAACCGCGTACCACCGTGGGTTGGAAAGGGATGATCAATGATCCGTTCATGGATGATTCGTTTCATATCGAAGAAGGACTCAAGCGTGCGCGCAGGCTTTTGCTGGCCATCACGGCGATGGGGCTCCCCACCGCGACAGAAGCCCTGGACCCGGTCACGCCCCAATATTTGTCGGAACTTATTTCCTGGTCGGCCATTGGAGCCAGGACTACCGAATCTCAAACGCATCGGGAAATGGCCTCGGGCCTGTCTACTCCCGTGGGTTTCAAAAATGGAACTGATGGAAATATTGAAGTTGCCCTCAACGCCATGAAGTCCGCCTTGAGTTCGCATAATTTTTTAGGCATTGATTCGGAGGGGCGAATCTCGGTGTTCAAAACCAAGGGCAATCCCTATAGCCATCTGGTTTTGCGCGGAGGCAAGAAACCAAATTACGATGCACAAAGTGTGAAGGTCTGCGAGGAAGCCCTCAAAAAAGAAGGCCTGCGCAGCAAAATCATGATCGACTGCTCGCATGGCAATACCAACAAAGATCATCGTCGCCAACCTCAGGTTTTTCAGGAGGTGATTGATCAGGTCGTGGCAGGAAATCAATCCATCGTCGCAATGATGGTCGAAAGCCATTTGGAAGAAGGGGCTCAGGCGATTCCAAAAGATTTAAGTCAGTTGAAATACGGTCAGTCGGTGACGGACAAATGTATTGATTGGGCCACAACAGAAAAAATGATTTTGGAAGGATATGCGAAGTTGAAGTAG
- a CDS encoding TolC family protein — protein sequence MRFKSCLLLFLFSLVYSLAFPFQIQAEDQPLSLTLKDFIQKTFEHYEKIKIAEQGTQEALGNRWQSYSLALPNIRGSYSYTRNVLKQELFFPTGKIQLGFDNSHDFSVAVNQPLFGFGAIRHGISSASKNYEATLLNEKQTRAEVLFEAREAFFAALLKQEETKVARFAFDQSLEILKREEQRFRVGEIAEFDVNRAALDVENKKSNVLETEANEKLALEKLRRLAEISKEDFILEGNLEDFANSLNAARDTKNLKEKFENQNLLLKSLEKKSESAEEGRKASLASFFPSFSLFGNYSRQGQSSEDFFPNDSQFSSAASFGLNLNVPLFDGLFTAGKYKSAEAHAQGAAWEKQLQAKDLKLVFDQALSDAQLSLHQKNTQARALQLAETLYHQAQLRKQNGLISYIDLKDIQSSLEQARLAYLSSVYRYIVNWAKIDQMLGEDN from the coding sequence ATGCGCTTCAAAAGCTGTTTGCTCCTCTTTCTTTTTTCTCTGGTCTATTCCCTGGCTTTTCCTTTTCAAATTCAGGCAGAGGACCAACCCCTTTCCCTCACTCTAAAAGATTTTATCCAAAAAACTTTTGAGCATTACGAAAAAATCAAGATCGCCGAGCAAGGCACCCAGGAAGCCTTGGGAAATCGATGGCAATCCTACAGCCTTGCCCTCCCCAATATTCGAGGCAGTTATAGTTATACTCGCAATGTGCTCAAACAAGAATTGTTTTTTCCGACAGGAAAAATTCAGCTGGGTTTTGACAATAGTCATGATTTTTCAGTGGCTGTAAATCAGCCCCTTTTTGGCTTTGGGGCGATTCGTCATGGAATTTCAAGTGCCTCAAAAAATTATGAGGCCACCCTTTTAAACGAAAAACAGACGCGGGCAGAGGTCTTGTTTGAGGCCAGGGAGGCCTTCTTTGCCGCCTTGCTGAAGCAAGAAGAAACAAAAGTGGCGCGTTTTGCCTTTGATCAATCGCTGGAAATTTTGAAGCGCGAAGAGCAGCGTTTTCGGGTGGGGGAGATTGCGGAATTTGATGTGAACCGGGCGGCCCTGGATGTGGAAAATAAAAAGTCGAATGTTTTGGAAACAGAGGCCAATGAAAAACTGGCCCTTGAAAAATTGAGACGTCTTGCGGAAATTTCAAAAGAAGATTTTATCTTGGAAGGTAATCTGGAAGATTTTGCCAACTCCCTGAATGCCGCCAGGGATACAAAAAACCTGAAAGAGAAATTTGAAAACCAGAATCTTCTTTTGAAGAGTCTGGAAAAAAAATCAGAAAGTGCAGAGGAGGGCCGCAAGGCGAGCTTGGCTTCTTTTTTTCCCTCCTTTTCATTGTTTGGAAATTATAGCCGTCAAGGCCAAAGCTCCGAAGATTTTTTTCCCAATGACTCACAGTTTTCTAGTGCAGCATCCTTTGGTTTAAATCTGAATGTCCCTCTATTTGATGGCTTGTTCACGGCAGGAAAGTATAAAAGTGCCGAGGCCCATGCTCAAGGAGCCGCCTGGGAAAAACAACTTCAAGCGAAGGATTTAAAGCTGGTCTTCGATCAGGCACTCAGTGATGCACAGCTGAGTCTTCATCAAAAAAACACCCAGGCGCGCGCGCTTCAGCTGGCTGAAACCTTGTACCATCAAGCACAACTGCGTAAACAAAATGGGCTGATTTCCTACATCGACTTGAAGGATATCCAAAGTAGTTTGGAGCAGGCGCGACTGGCTTACCTGTCTAGCGTTTATCGCTATATCGTGAACTGGGCCAAAATTGATCAAATGCTTGGAGAGGATAACTGA
- a CDS encoding ATP synthase F0 subunit B — protein sequence MELKVDITFYYQLLIFLSLFFLLNILLFQPILKVIEARRKGTSGERDEVEKLKRQAEEKSRLYEKKMEEAKREGLVIKDGLKKSGEEEASKILSEARLQADQNLRKLEQEIQQEEVKGKDWLKANLPVLGKQLAEQVLGRSV from the coding sequence ATGGAACTCAAAGTCGATATCACCTTTTATTACCAGCTTCTTATTTTCTTGAGCCTGTTCTTTTTGCTCAATATTCTTCTTTTTCAGCCTATTTTAAAGGTGATTGAAGCCCGCCGTAAGGGGACTTCCGGCGAGCGAGACGAAGTGGAGAAGCTTAAGAGACAAGCGGAAGAGAAATCAAGGCTTTATGAAAAAAAGATGGAGGAAGCGAAACGAGAAGGCCTTGTCATAAAGGACGGATTGAAAAAATCGGGTGAAGAAGAAGCCTCCAAAATCTTGAGTGAAGCCCGCTTGCAGGCAGATCAAAATCTAAGGAAACTCGAGCAGGAGATTCAGCAAGAAGAAGTTAAAGGGAAGGATTGGCTAAAGGCCAATTTACCGGTTTTGGGCAAACAGTTGGCGGAACAAGTATTGGGAAGAAGTGTGTAG
- the glpK gene encoding glycerol kinase GlpK has translation MKDLILSIDQGTTGTTVLIIDQFLNILAKKNNEFPQHYPQPGWVEHDPEEIWNCTVKTIQETLSLSGIEANRIAGIGITNQRETTVVWERASSKPIHKAIVWQDRRTAKTCETLKKKGLENKFKKKTGLVLDPYFSGTKIKWLLDHVADTKEKAKKGELAFGTIDTWLVWKLSAGEVHVTDPSNASRTLLMNLQSLNWDTELMKILGVPASLLPKIASSSEIYGCTKNVPGLPDGIPIAGIAGDQQSALFGQACFGAGEAKCTYGTGSFILMNTGSKIVYSKNKLLTTVAWKIGKQVSYALEGSAFIAGAAVQWLRDGLKIISKASEVEALAASVKDTDGVYLVPAFVGLGAPHWKAEARGIILGLTRGSTAAHIARATLEGIALCQHDILQAMSKDLGKKLKILKVDGGACANNLLMQFQADVLGVPLSRPQMIETTGLGAAFLAGLATGVWQSPKVIQEKWKEDKAFKPSMPKAEVQKKIEAWENAVKRA, from the coding sequence ATGAAAGACCTCATCCTCTCTATCGACCAAGGCACCACGGGAACCACCGTTCTGATCATCGATCAATTCTTAAACATCCTCGCAAAAAAAAATAACGAATTTCCCCAACACTATCCTCAACCGGGTTGGGTAGAACATGATCCGGAAGAAATTTGGAACTGCACCGTAAAAACGATACAAGAAACTCTTTCGCTCTCGGGCATAGAGGCCAATCGCATTGCAGGCATAGGCATTACCAACCAACGGGAAACTACCGTTGTTTGGGAAAGAGCCAGTTCCAAGCCCATCCATAAGGCCATTGTCTGGCAAGATAGGCGCACCGCAAAAACTTGTGAGACCTTGAAGAAAAAAGGCTTGGAGAATAAATTCAAAAAGAAAACCGGTTTGGTTTTGGATCCTTATTTTTCGGGAACCAAAATCAAATGGCTACTCGACCATGTTGCCGACACGAAAGAAAAGGCCAAAAAAGGAGAGCTGGCCTTTGGGACGATTGACACCTGGCTCGTCTGGAAACTCAGTGCGGGCGAAGTGCATGTAACCGATCCTTCCAATGCCTCTCGAACTCTCCTGATGAATCTGCAAAGTTTGAATTGGGATACCGAACTGATGAAAATCTTGGGCGTGCCTGCCTCTCTGCTTCCCAAGATTGCCTCCTCTTCTGAGATTTATGGATGCACCAAAAATGTACCTGGCTTACCCGATGGAATTCCCATCGCGGGCATTGCGGGAGATCAGCAATCTGCATTGTTTGGTCAGGCCTGCTTTGGCGCTGGGGAAGCCAAGTGCACTTACGGCACGGGGTCTTTCATTTTGATGAACACGGGCTCCAAAATTGTTTATTCCAAAAATAAACTGCTCACCACCGTGGCCTGGAAAATTGGCAAGCAAGTTTCTTACGCCCTGGAAGGTTCGGCCTTTATTGCTGGTGCTGCGGTGCAATGGCTGAGGGATGGACTAAAAATTATTTCCAAGGCTTCCGAGGTGGAAGCTCTGGCCGCCAGCGTAAAAGACACGGACGGAGTTTATTTGGTTCCCGCCTTTGTCGGCTTAGGCGCTCCACACTGGAAGGCGGAGGCTCGAGGCATTATCCTGGGACTCACGCGAGGAAGCACAGCCGCACACATAGCCCGCGCAACATTGGAGGGAATCGCACTTTGCCAGCATGACATCTTGCAGGCCATGAGCAAAGATTTGGGAAAAAAATTGAAGATTTTAAAGGTGGACGGTGGTGCCTGTGCCAACAATTTGCTGATGCAATTTCAAGCAGATGTTTTGGGGGTTCCCCTTTCTCGCCCGCAGATGATTGAAACCACCGGCCTGGGCGCTGCCTTCCTGGCGGGGCTGGCCACCGGCGTGTGGCAAAGCCCCAAGGTAATTCAGGAAAAATGGAAGGAAGACAAGGCCTTTAAGCCCAGCATGCCTAAGGCGGAGGTGCAGAAGAAAATCGAGGCTTGGGAAAACGCGGTGAAAAGGGCATAA
- the acnA gene encoding aconitate hydratase AcnA produces the protein MTTSKNSFSTQTQLQVSKNNYEIFSLKKLQEKYPQISKLPISLKILLENLLRFEDDRSVSAKDIEAIIHWEAKATPSKEIAYRPARVLLQDFTGVPAVVDLAAMREAIIKLGGDPKKINPLQQMDLVIDHSVQVDFFGTADAAQKNAQLEFERNIERYRFLKWGQKAFANFKVVPPDTGIVHQVNLEHIASVVYVLEGARRAGEGVMQAYPDTLVGTDSHTTMINGLGVVGWGVGGIEAEAAMLGQPISMLIPQVVGFKMKGKLPEGATATDLVLTVTQMLRKKGVVGKFVEFYGDGLSHLSLADRATVANMAPEYGATIGFFPIDEETLNYLKLTGRGAQNDLVRAYAQEQGLWRNEKEEAVFSDTLELDLATVLPSIAGPKRPQDRILLSEAKKNFTGSIKEFVRDEGQISKRVKVENRDYEIEQGAVVLTAITSCTNTSNPSVLIAAGLLAKKAVEKGLKVKPWVKTSLAPGSLVVADYLKKAGLLTYLEQLKFNIVGYGCTTCIGNSGPIIPEVAQVVEKDDLVVSAVLSGNRNFEGRINPHVKMNYLASPPLVVAYALAGRMNFDPYNEALAKNDKGQDVFLKDIWPSTAEVQSATAEALSGDMFEKSYSDVFKGDANWQSISVSGGETYSWDAKSTYIKHPPYFEGMTKTPVPVTDIQNARILALLGDSVTTDHISPAGSIKASAPAGKYLQELGVKPVDFNSYGARRGNHEVMVRGTFANIRIKNQMLNGVEGGLTLHLPEGEQMSIYDAAMKYQNEKVGLVVLAGKEYGTGSSRDWAAKGTRLLGVRAVIAESFERIHRSNLVGMGVLPLQFKDGQSWKSLGLSGKEQITLNGIASGLKPLQDLIVKADDKSFTVTLRIDTPDEVEYYKHGGILPYVLRQLV, from the coding sequence ATGACCACATCCAAAAACTCCTTCTCCACTCAAACTCAACTCCAAGTCTCAAAAAATAATTACGAGATTTTCAGTCTCAAGAAACTTCAGGAGAAATATCCACAGATCTCAAAGCTTCCCATTTCTCTCAAAATTTTGCTCGAAAACCTGCTTCGTTTCGAAGACGATAGGTCCGTCAGCGCGAAAGATATTGAAGCCATCATCCATTGGGAAGCCAAAGCGACCCCAAGCAAAGAAATCGCCTACCGTCCTGCCCGCGTACTGTTGCAAGATTTCACGGGTGTCCCCGCAGTGGTGGATCTGGCGGCCATGCGCGAGGCTATCATCAAATTGGGAGGCGATCCTAAAAAAATTAATCCCCTGCAACAGATGGATCTGGTCATCGATCACTCGGTGCAAGTGGATTTCTTTGGAACTGCAGATGCCGCCCAAAAAAATGCTCAACTGGAATTTGAGCGCAACATCGAACGTTACCGCTTTTTAAAATGGGGACAAAAGGCCTTTGCCAATTTCAAGGTGGTCCCTCCCGATACCGGCATTGTGCACCAGGTGAATCTGGAGCACATTGCGTCAGTCGTTTATGTTTTAGAGGGTGCCCGTAGGGCGGGAGAGGGGGTCATGCAAGCCTATCCCGACACCTTGGTCGGAACCGATTCTCACACCACCATGATTAACGGTCTGGGTGTGGTGGGCTGGGGTGTCGGCGGAATTGAGGCCGAAGCGGCCATGCTGGGTCAGCCCATTTCGATGCTGATTCCTCAAGTGGTTGGCTTCAAAATGAAGGGCAAACTTCCCGAAGGCGCTACCGCAACCGATTTGGTACTCACCGTCACCCAAATGCTTCGTAAAAAAGGCGTCGTCGGAAAATTTGTCGAATTTTATGGGGATGGACTTTCGCACCTAAGTTTGGCGGATCGAGCCACCGTGGCCAACATGGCCCCGGAATATGGGGCTACCATTGGATTTTTCCCTATCGATGAAGAAACCCTGAATTACCTGAAACTCACGGGGCGCGGTGCTCAAAATGATCTCGTCCGTGCCTATGCCCAGGAACAAGGGCTATGGAGAAATGAAAAAGAAGAAGCGGTTTTCTCCGATACTTTAGAACTGGATTTGGCAACGGTGCTTCCTTCCATCGCAGGACCCAAACGCCCTCAGGATAGAATTTTGCTGAGTGAGGCCAAAAAGAATTTTACGGGTTCCATTAAAGAATTTGTGAGGGATGAAGGTCAGATTTCGAAGAGAGTTAAAGTCGAAAATAGAGATTATGAAATCGAACAAGGCGCCGTTGTCCTCACCGCCATCACCAGCTGCACCAACACCTCCAACCCTTCGGTCTTGATTGCTGCCGGATTACTGGCGAAAAAGGCCGTCGAAAAAGGTCTGAAAGTAAAACCCTGGGTAAAAACCTCTCTGGCACCTGGCTCTCTTGTTGTGGCGGATTATCTCAAAAAGGCAGGGCTGCTCACTTATTTGGAACAACTCAAATTTAATATTGTGGGCTATGGTTGCACCACCTGCATCGGAAACTCGGGCCCCATTATTCCCGAAGTGGCTCAAGTGGTAGAAAAAGACGACCTGGTGGTTTCTGCCGTACTCTCGGGAAACCGAAATTTCGAAGGCCGCATCAATCCTCATGTGAAGATGAATTACCTGGCCTCCCCTCCCCTCGTCGTCGCGTATGCCCTGGCAGGTAGAATGAATTTTGATCCTTACAACGAGGCCTTGGCGAAAAACGACAAAGGACAAGATGTTTTCTTAAAAGATATCTGGCCTTCCACTGCGGAAGTGCAAAGCGCGACGGCCGAGGCCTTGTCAGGCGATATGTTTGAAAAAAGCTACAGTGACGTCTTTAAGGGCGATGCCAACTGGCAGAGTATTTCGGTCAGCGGTGGAGAAACCTACTCCTGGGATGCAAAATCGACTTACATTAAACATCCTCCCTATTTTGAAGGCATGACCAAAACGCCAGTGCCAGTTACCGACATACAGAACGCCCGTATACTGGCTTTGCTGGGAGATTCAGTCACTACCGATCACATCTCTCCCGCGGGCTCGATCAAGGCCTCCGCCCCTGCTGGAAAATATTTGCAGGAACTGGGCGTCAAACCCGTCGATTTCAATTCTTATGGTGCCCGTCGCGGAAATCATGAAGTGATGGTGCGCGGAACTTTTGCGAACATCCGCATCAAAAACCAGATGCTGAACGGTGTAGAAGGGGGTCTCACCCTGCATCTGCCCGAGGGCGAACAGATGAGCATTTATGATGCGGCGATGAAATACCAAAACGAAAAAGTGGGCTTGGTCGTCCTCGCCGGAAAAGAATACGGCACCGGTTCTTCCCGCGACTGGGCCGCCAAAGGCACACGCCTGCTGGGCGTGCGGGCGGTGATTGCGGAGAGTTTCGAACGCATCCACCGCAGCAATCTGGTGGGCATGGGGGTCCTTCCCCTTCAATTTAAAGACGGCCAGTCCTGGAAATCCCTGGGCCTCAGCGGCAAAGAGCAAATCACCCTCAACGGCATCGCTTCCGGCCTCAAACCCTTACAGGATCTTATTGTAAAGGCAGATGACAAAAGCTTCACGGTCACCCTGCGCATCGATACCCCGGATGAAGTGGAATATTACAAGCATGGTGGAATTTTGCCCTATGTGTTGAGACAACTGGTGTGA
- a CDS encoding protein DA1 → MKLSRKSSRLRQLKAKQKNKKVLAPCCVCQKELKGKIIGDPWENWAHEEHELTFCSCCDRIISPHSSNRGVYYKDGRVICGLCTQQAILIPLQAQESKKKVLRALEDIGFAGIPQNIEMEIGQLNSSTPEENKNYKAGETRTQVHYLNPQQVGLSHKIKVLFGVPKIEFEAILAHEFLHVWQNENKLKLAPMACEGLCELGAFLIYSQEDTAFARFKIKKMKENKDAVYGEGFRLMLAKLEHLGWEDLIDEILGLEKKLVQRVVSAAPKESLLKRVFGRLWE, encoded by the coding sequence ATGAAGCTCTCCAGAAAATCTTCCCGATTAAGACAACTGAAGGCCAAACAAAAAAACAAGAAAGTGCTTGCGCCCTGTTGCGTTTGTCAAAAGGAATTGAAGGGAAAGATTATCGGCGACCCCTGGGAAAACTGGGCGCATGAGGAGCATGAGCTCACTTTTTGCTCTTGTTGCGATCGCATTATCTCGCCCCACAGCTCCAATCGCGGGGTGTATTACAAAGATGGAAGGGTCATTTGTGGTTTGTGTACGCAGCAGGCCATTTTGATTCCACTTCAAGCCCAAGAATCGAAGAAAAAAGTTTTGAGAGCTTTGGAAGATATTGGTTTTGCGGGAATTCCTCAAAATATAGAAATGGAAATCGGGCAGTTGAATAGCAGTACTCCTGAAGAAAATAAAAATTACAAGGCTGGAGAGACGCGCACTCAGGTTCATTATTTGAATCCTCAACAAGTGGGACTTTCTCATAAAATAAAAGTTTTGTTTGGAGTTCCCAAGATAGAATTTGAGGCCATTCTGGCGCATGAGTTTCTGCATGTGTGGCAGAATGAAAATAAGCTGAAACTTGCTCCCATGGCCTGTGAGGGCTTGTGTGAGTTGGGGGCTTTTTTGATTTATTCCCAAGAGGACACCGCTTTTGCGCGGTTTAAGATAAAAAAAATGAAGGAAAATAAAGACGCTGTTTATGGAGAAGGTTTTCGACTGATGTTGGCGAAGTTAGAGCATTTGGGTTGGGAGGATTTGATCGATGAAATTTTGGGCCTGGAGAAGAAGCTTGTTCAGAGAGTTGTGAGTGCTGCGCCTAAAGAGTCTTTGCTGAAGAGGGTTTTTGGGAGGCTTTGGGAGTGA
- a CDS encoding DUF971 domain-containing protein codes for MQPTSIKRENNYIHIEWSDGHKSIYEINYLRRRCPCVVCRNASERSLDGGVQLPAPKISLQLLHAEKVGHYAIQLSFNDGHDAGIYSFDHLRKICPCSACAPS; via the coding sequence ATGCAACCCACATCCATAAAAAGAGAAAATAACTATATCCATATCGAATGGTCCGACGGCCATAAGAGTATCTATGAAATTAACTACCTCCGCCGTCGTTGCCCTTGCGTGGTTTGTCGCAATGCAAGCGAACGCAGTCTAGATGGCGGGGTGCAGCTGCCTGCGCCCAAGATTTCGCTTCAATTGCTGCACGCCGAAAAAGTGGGGCACTACGCGATACAGCTGAGCTTCAATGATGGGCACGATGCTGGGATTTACTCCTTCGACCATCTGCGGAAAATCTGCCCATGTTCTGCCTGTGCCCCCTCTTAA
- the queF gene encoding NADPH-dependent 7-cyano-7-deazaguanine reductase QueF, whose amino-acid sequence MSTKPGAALETFLNPNSKRPYEIFFECPEFTCLCPKTGQPDFATIHLSYIPNKLCIELKSLKLYLWSYRNEGAFHEAITNRILDDLIKACSPRYMEIEADFYVRGGIHTVVRVSHGKKA is encoded by the coding sequence ATGAGTACAAAACCTGGCGCAGCTCTCGAAACCTTTCTCAATCCTAATAGTAAACGACCCTATGAAATTTTTTTCGAGTGTCCTGAGTTTACTTGTCTTTGCCCAAAAACAGGGCAACCCGATTTCGCAACCATCCACCTTTCTTATATCCCAAACAAACTCTGCATTGAACTGAAATCACTTAAACTTTACCTTTGGTCTTACCGCAACGAAGGGGCCTTTCATGAAGCAATTACAAATAGGATTTTAGATGATCTAATCAAGGCCTGTAGCCCTCGTTACATGGAAATTGAAGCCGATTTTTATGTCCGAGGTGGCATTCACACAGTTGTCAGGGTTAGTCACGGCAAAAAGGCATAA
- a CDS encoding rhodanese-like domain-containing protein encodes MPITQLTPLEAKDLLDQNPDALYVDVRSIPEFSRGHPKGALNIPLNHLNEQKRQMQANPDFLKVTQAHLPKDKLLIIGCQAGGRSQQACNFLEEAGYTQLYNMMGGFGGGRNFETGEPVQGWAAEGLPVSTENGEGIGYESLVKKVSPSPVEGEGVFQSTSGLNIT; translated from the coding sequence ATGCCTATCACCCAGCTCACACCCCTAGAAGCCAAGGATTTGCTCGATCAAAACCCCGATGCCCTTTACGTGGATGTACGATCTATCCCCGAATTTTCAAGGGGACATCCCAAAGGGGCCCTCAATATTCCCCTCAATCACCTCAATGAACAAAAGCGACAAATGCAGGCCAATCCTGATTTTCTAAAGGTTACTCAGGCCCATCTTCCTAAAGATAAATTGCTGATTATCGGCTGCCAGGCCGGCGGACGTTCGCAGCAAGCTTGCAACTTTTTGGAAGAAGCGGGTTACACACAACTTTACAACATGATGGGAGGCTTCGGCGGAGGCCGTAATTTTGAAACAGGAGAGCCCGTACAAGGCTGGGCGGCAGAGGGTTTACCGGTTTCTACGGAGAATGGAGAGGGAATTGGATATGAGAGTTTGGTGAAGAAGGTATCTCCCTCCCCCGTCGAGGGGGAGGGAGTGTTCCAATCCACATCTGGATTAAATATTACTTGA
- a CDS encoding alpha/beta fold hydrolase — translation MTHKFRPGISQPIRHIIFKNSRKGILLLHGFTATPECFQFLAQKLSDQKLSVYAPILAGHGTKAEDLEKTKWGDWYETAKNSLKELQGYCDSVSVLGLSMGGLLALHLAHEHPEIKSVSLLATPLFLDGFLLRYLFPLIWKTPLKYLYRYQRKYVASIKDPSAQRKYQTYEKIPVASVANLLDLQKKVRQELYGIKQPTFIAHALDDSTVPYANMDYIASCIGSKIVETLTLKKSNHIITVDYDKEEVAKRVLRFLKRFF, via the coding sequence ATGACTCATAAATTTAGGCCAGGAATTTCACAACCCATCCGTCACATTATTTTTAAAAATAGTCGTAAAGGTATTCTTCTCCTGCACGGGTTTACAGCAACCCCCGAATGTTTTCAGTTTTTAGCCCAAAAATTATCCGATCAAAAATTGAGTGTTTATGCGCCCATACTGGCAGGCCACGGAACCAAGGCAGAAGATCTTGAAAAAACAAAGTGGGGCGACTGGTATGAAACCGCCAAAAATTCGCTGAAAGAACTTCAAGGCTACTGCGATTCAGTCTCGGTATTGGGACTTTCGATGGGAGGCTTGCTCGCTTTGCATTTAGCCCATGAACACCCCGAGATAAAAAGCGTCTCCTTGCTGGCTACCCCTCTTTTTCTAGATGGATTTCTTCTCCGCTATCTCTTTCCACTCATCTGGAAAACGCCGCTCAAATACCTCTACCGTTATCAACGCAAATATGTAGCCTCCATCAAAGACCCCAGCGCCCAACGGAAATATCAGACTTACGAAAAAATCCCTGTAGCCTCGGTGGCCAATCTGCTGGATTTACAGAAAAAGGTTAGGCAAGAACTTTACGGGATTAAACAACCTACCTTTATCGCCCATGCCTTGGACGATTCCACCGTTCCCTATGCCAACATGGATTACATTGCCTCCTGTATCGGATCAAAAATCGTTGAGACCCTCACCTTAAAAAAATCCAACCATATTATTACGGTAGATTACGATAAAGAAGAGGTGGCAAAACGGGTGCTAAGATTTTTGAAGAGATTTTTTTAG
- the atpH gene encoding ATP synthase F1 subunit delta, protein MNEGSIARRYAKALLEIAQTQGKVDAFYNEISTLEVALKKSTDLKTVFLDPAFEPSVRKQILEKIVPQFSLSKEVLHFFKLLIDRERIRLLPEILLSYQDQADEVQARVRVEISSPYDLSSAEETRLKETLQKILLKQIILQKKKDASLLGGVLIRVKDVVFDGSLKNSLEKLKHQMMEAPIH, encoded by the coding sequence ATGAACGAAGGTTCAATCGCCCGGCGTTATGCTAAAGCATTGCTTGAAATTGCCCAGACTCAAGGCAAGGTGGATGCTTTTTATAATGAAATTTCCACCCTGGAGGTGGCTTTAAAAAAATCCACTGATTTAAAAACCGTTTTTTTGGACCCCGCTTTTGAGCCTTCAGTCCGAAAACAGATTTTAGAAAAGATTGTTCCCCAATTTTCTCTTTCCAAAGAAGTACTGCATTTTTTCAAATTACTGATCGATCGCGAACGCATTCGTCTTTTGCCGGAAATCCTGCTTTCTTATCAAGATCAAGCGGACGAAGTACAAGCCCGTGTTCGGGTGGAGATCTCTTCGCCTTATGATTTAAGCTCCGCAGAAGAAACCCGTCTGAAAGAAACCCTGCAAAAGATCTTACTGAAACAGATCATTCTTCAAAAAAAGAAGGATGCCTCACTCTTGGGGGGCGTGCTGATTCGGGTGAAGGATGTGGTGTTTGACGGAAGTTTGAAAAACTCGCTTGAAAAATTGAAACATCAAATGATGGAGGCTCCCATTCACTAA